In the genome of Sphingomonas naphthae, one region contains:
- a CDS encoding anti-sigma factor, with protein MADDPDIDLTAGEYVLGTLDVAERRAFARRLMADPAAVEAVRQWQLRLAPIDLACDPVAPPATLWPRIDRATGGVAPANDNGVTRWRVATIAAALVAVVASGVALNGLNQPPPPAAKAGPGAVAALTADGAAPALMVTYDPAGKALRVIPISLSDRPGHSLQLWLIAPGAKPKPMTVMPPGGQTALKGIAIDPATETLFAISVEPIGGSPTGQPTGPVIYSGKLLDVPGA; from the coding sequence ATGGCTGACGACCCCGACATCGATCTCACCGCCGGCGAATATGTCCTCGGCACGCTCGACGTCGCCGAGCGCCGCGCCTTCGCCCGGCGGCTGATGGCCGATCCGGCGGCGGTGGAGGCCGTGCGCCAGTGGCAGCTGCGCCTCGCGCCTATCGACCTGGCGTGCGATCCCGTCGCGCCGCCCGCCACCCTCTGGCCGCGCATCGATCGCGCCACCGGCGGCGTGGCCCCCGCCAACGACAACGGCGTCACGCGCTGGCGCGTCGCCACGATCGCCGCCGCGCTGGTCGCCGTCGTCGCGAGCGGCGTCGCGCTCAACGGGCTCAACCAACCCCCGCCGCCCGCCGCGAAGGCGGGGCCGGGCGCCGTCGCCGCGCTGACCGCCGATGGCGCGGCACCCGCGCTGATGGTCACCTACGATCCGGCCGGCAAGGCGCTGCGCGTCATCCCGATCAGCCTGTCCGATCGCCCCGGCCACAGCCTCCAGCTCTGGCTGATCGCGCCCGGCGCCAAGCCCAAGCCGATGACCGTGATGCCCCCCGGCGGCCAGACCGCGCTGAAGGGCATCGCCATCGACCCGGCCACCGAAACCCTGTTCGCCATCTCGGTCGAACCGATCGGCGGATCGCCCACCGGCCAGCCGACCGGCCCGGTGATCTATTCGGGCAAATTGCTGGACGTGCCCGGCGCCTGA
- a CDS encoding HlyD family secretion protein — protein sequence MSDEPEAPADETAPAEDAAPAKRKLSGRAKAILLGLVVVALVVGIVWFARYQAHGKFLEETNDARIRADAVTVSPRTGGYVAEVLVADNQDVRAGQPLVRIDPRTYRAQAAQADAQIAVAEAQADSARAQIREQQATIEQTRAQLAAARSKAAYDAAEVARYTPLVASGAETQQQLAQLRQSAAQSADEVRAQAAALEMQERRIASYQAQVRQGEAQGRAAVAQRAAADVDVGATLIRAAMAGRVGDKTVTVGQYAQPGTRLMSVVPLDKIYVIANFKETQLALMRVGQPATIRVDALDGTELPGRVASLSPGTGAQFSLLPPENATGNFTKIVQRVPVRIAIEASPAARRLLVPGLSVTVTVDTISAKGDLDRIRDEQARLRERAR from the coding sequence ATGAGCGACGAGCCCGAGGCTCCGGCCGACGAGACGGCACCGGCGGAGGATGCGGCGCCGGCCAAGCGTAAGCTGAGCGGGCGGGCCAAGGCGATACTGCTGGGGCTGGTGGTGGTGGCGCTGGTCGTCGGGATCGTCTGGTTCGCGCGCTATCAGGCGCACGGGAAGTTTCTGGAGGAGACCAACGACGCGCGCATCCGCGCCGATGCGGTGACGGTCTCGCCGCGCACCGGCGGCTATGTCGCCGAGGTGCTGGTGGCGGACAATCAGGACGTGAGGGCGGGCCAGCCGCTCGTGCGGATCGACCCGCGTACCTATCGCGCGCAGGCGGCGCAGGCCGACGCGCAGATCGCGGTGGCCGAGGCGCAGGCGGACAGCGCGCGGGCGCAGATCCGCGAACAGCAGGCGACGATCGAGCAGACCCGCGCGCAGTTGGCGGCGGCGCGGAGCAAGGCGGCCTATGACGCGGCCGAAGTGGCGCGCTACACGCCGCTGGTGGCATCGGGCGCGGAGACGCAGCAGCAGCTCGCCCAGCTGCGCCAGTCCGCCGCGCAATCGGCCGACGAGGTGCGCGCGCAGGCGGCGGCGCTGGAGATGCAGGAGCGGCGCATCGCCTCCTATCAGGCGCAGGTGCGGCAGGGCGAGGCGCAGGGCCGCGCGGCGGTGGCGCAGCGCGCGGCGGCCGACGTGGATGTCGGCGCGACCCTGATCCGCGCGGCGATGGCGGGCCGGGTCGGCGACAAGACGGTGACGGTGGGCCAATATGCCCAGCCGGGCACGCGGTTGATGAGCGTGGTGCCGCTCGACAAAATCTATGTGATCGCCAATTTCAAGGAGACGCAGCTTGCCCTGATGCGGGTCGGCCAGCCGGCGACGATCCGGGTGGATGCGCTCGACGGCACCGAATTGCCGGGCCGGGTGGCGAGCCTGTCGCCGGGCACGGGGGCGCAATTCTCGCTGCTGCCGCCGGAGAATGCGACGGGCAATTTCACCAAGATCGTACAGCGCGTGCCGGTGCGGATCGCGATCGAGGCGAGCCCGGCGGCGCGGCGGCTGCTGGTGCCGGGCCTGTCGGTGACGGTCACGGTCGATACGATCTCGGCCAAAGGCGATCTCGATCGCATCCGCGACGAGCAGGCCCGGCTGCGCGAGCGGGCGCGCTAG
- a CDS encoding efflux transporter outer membrane subunit, producing the protein MRTIAPLLALGLLGGCTVGPDYKGPPATASDAVARGQFVRAADPALRTGPGLARWWEGLDDPTLTALVDDALAHSPSIDEAQARIREARAQLTQQRAAQLPSVSANATYLRAQLPGTGIGANSDAATGEGGGTSSTLEFYNVGLNASWELDLFGGARRGVEQARRTIEARFADLADAQVSLSAQVAQAYVGLRDVQARIALNTASVGLQREQLALSRRRQAGGTASALDIERLQTQLETSEAQTIPLGAQRDEYLNQLAVLTGRTPGVLDATLATPASVPLPPAEVPIGNPAALIANRPDVRAAERTLAAGTAAIGVSRAKELPGIQFLGILGLGGSKPGDIFDLGNLTTIAAPMLSWSFLDFGKARAATRAATAQRDQAEAKYRQAVLEALQDAETQLSRFGSYRQQLASNLRAEASARRAAALNAQRVRAGTSATIDQLDIERQGLSASIAVAQSRAQLTNSFIAVQKALGLGWMPEPDGSAGK; encoded by the coding sequence ATGCGCACGATCGCTCCCCTCCTGGCGCTCGGCCTGCTCGGCGGCTGCACCGTCGGCCCGGATTACAAGGGGCCGCCGGCAACCGCCTCCGACGCGGTGGCGCGGGGCCAGTTCGTGCGCGCGGCCGATCCGGCGCTGCGCACCGGGCCGGGGCTGGCGCGCTGGTGGGAAGGGCTGGACGATCCGACCCTGACGGCGCTGGTGGACGACGCGCTGGCGCACAGCCCGTCGATCGACGAGGCGCAGGCCCGCATCCGCGAGGCGCGCGCGCAGCTCACCCAGCAGCGCGCGGCGCAACTGCCGAGCGTCAGCGCCAACGCCACCTATCTGCGCGCCCAGCTGCCCGGCACCGGGATCGGTGCGAACAGCGACGCGGCGACGGGCGAGGGCGGCGGGACCAGCAGCACGCTCGAATTCTACAATGTCGGATTGAACGCCTCGTGGGAGCTGGACCTGTTCGGCGGCGCGCGGCGCGGGGTGGAACAGGCGCGCCGCACGATCGAGGCGCGTTTCGCCGATCTGGCCGACGCGCAGGTGAGCCTCTCGGCGCAGGTGGCGCAGGCCTATGTCGGGTTGCGCGACGTGCAGGCGCGCATCGCGCTCAACACGGCGTCGGTGGGGTTGCAGCGCGAGCAGCTGGCGCTCAGCCGGCGGCGGCAGGCGGGGGGCACGGCTTCGGCGCTGGATATCGAACGGTTGCAGACGCAGCTGGAGACGAGCGAGGCGCAGACCATCCCGCTCGGCGCCCAGCGCGACGAATATCTCAACCAGCTGGCGGTGCTGACCGGGCGGACGCCGGGGGTGCTGGACGCGACTTTGGCCACGCCCGCGTCGGTGCCCTTGCCCCCGGCCGAGGTGCCGATCGGCAATCCGGCGGCGCTGATCGCCAACCGGCCCGACGTGCGCGCGGCCGAGCGCACCCTGGCCGCCGGCACCGCCGCGATCGGCGTCAGCCGCGCGAAGGAGCTGCCGGGCATCCAGTTTCTCGGCATTCTGGGGCTGGGCGGCAGCAAGCCGGGCGACATCTTCGATCTGGGCAATCTCACCACGATCGCCGCGCCGATGCTGAGCTGGTCCTTCCTCGATTTCGGCAAGGCGCGTGCGGCGACGCGGGCGGCGACGGCGCAGCGCGACCAGGCCGAGGCGAAATATCGGCAGGCGGTGCTGGAGGCGTTGCAGGATGCCGAGACCCAGCTGTCGCGCTTCGGCAGCTATCGCCAGCAGCTGGCCAGCAACCTGCGCGCGGAGGCATCGGCGCGGCGCGCGGCGGCGCTCAACGCGCAGCGGGTCCGCGCCGGGACGAGCGCCACCATCGACCAGCTCGATATCGAGCGGCAGGGCCTGTCGGCCTCGATCGCGGTGGCGCAGAGCCGGGCGCAGCTGACCAACAGCTTCATCGCGGTGCAGAAGGCGTTGGGGCTGGGGTGGATGCCGGAGCCCGATGGTTCAGCCGGGAAATAG
- the rpsO gene encoding 30S ribosomal protein S15, translating into MTITAVRRQEVIADNARAEGDTGSPEVQIAILTERIVNLTEHFKTHAKDNHSRRGLLLMVNKRRSLLAYLQKKDRARYTALIAKLGLRK; encoded by the coding sequence ATGACGATCACCGCTGTACGCCGCCAGGAAGTCATCGCCGACAACGCCCGCGCCGAAGGCGACACCGGCTCCCCGGAAGTGCAGATCGCGATCCTCACCGAGCGAATCGTCAACCTGACCGAGCATTTCAAGACCCACGCGAAGGACAATCACTCGCGCCGCGGCCTGCTCCTGATGGTCAACAAGCGCCGTAGCCTGCTCGCCTACCTTCAGAAGAAGGACCGGGCCCGCTACACCGCCCTCATCGCGAAGCTCGGCCTTCGCAAGTGA
- a CDS encoding MDR family MFS transporter has product MASAALAAKAAPPRTGEKADLGAWLAVAAGTIGAFMATLDISIVNSALPTIEGEIGASGTEGTWVATSYLVAEIVIIPMAAWLERVLGLRTFLLVAAGLFTAFSVLCGISTTLPMMIVGRVGQGFTGGAMIPTAQAIIAQRLPPSQQPIGISLFGMTAILGPVLGPLIGGWLTENISWHYAFFLNLPICALLITLLLVGLPHQPLKLHLVREADWLGIAGLVLGLGGLTVLLEDGQREQWFASELIRYMALISATGFALLAAGQMTAKRPIVKLALLRNRQFGSVSLMGLVLGAVLYGTSYAIPQFLSAIADYNSLQSGKVVLLAGIPSIVMLAFVPFLLKKVDVRIAVAAGLCIMALSAFFDANLTIGSDGGDFTLSQLMRGVGQILGMLFLSQSVVRSVPVSDAGDAAGLFSAVRNLGGSFALAGISILQDQRTWFHSRRLEETLNANSPMVQDYVANTARSFGGEATALRLLSQQIQAQSLVMTYNDIFWVMGMGTLIVLPLVLFLRPLPKRAPPVAVH; this is encoded by the coding sequence ATGGCGAGCGCCGCGCTTGCCGCGAAAGCCGCGCCCCCAAGGACCGGCGAGAAGGCCGATCTCGGCGCGTGGCTGGCGGTGGCGGCGGGCACGATCGGTGCCTTCATGGCGACGCTCGACATCTCCATAGTCAATTCCGCGCTGCCGACGATCGAGGGGGAGATCGGCGCGAGCGGGACCGAGGGGACGTGGGTCGCGACATCCTATCTGGTGGCGGAGATCGTCATCATCCCGATGGCGGCCTGGCTGGAACGGGTGCTGGGGCTGCGCACCTTCCTGCTGGTCGCGGCCGGGCTGTTCACCGCCTTCTCGGTGCTGTGCGGCATCTCCACCACCCTGCCGATGATGATCGTCGGGCGGGTGGGGCAGGGCTTCACCGGCGGGGCGATGATCCCGACGGCGCAGGCGATCATCGCCCAGCGCCTGCCGCCCTCGCAGCAACCGATCGGCATTTCCCTGTTCGGCATGACCGCCATTCTCGGGCCGGTGCTGGGGCCGCTGATCGGCGGCTGGCTGACCGAGAATATCAGCTGGCATTACGCCTTCTTCCTCAACCTGCCGATCTGCGCCCTGCTCATCACCTTGCTGCTGGTCGGCCTGCCCCATCAGCCGCTGAAGCTGCATCTGGTGCGCGAGGCGGACTGGCTGGGGATCGCCGGGCTGGTGCTGGGGCTGGGCGGGCTGACCGTGCTGCTGGAGGATGGCCAGCGCGAGCAATGGTTCGCCTCCGAGCTGATCCGGTACATGGCGCTGATCTCGGCGACGGGCTTCGCGCTGCTGGCGGCGGGGCAGATGACGGCGAAGCGGCCGATCGTAAAGCTCGCCCTGCTGCGCAACCGCCAGTTCGGATCGGTGTCGCTGATGGGGCTGGTGCTGGGGGCGGTGCTGTACGGCACCTCCTATGCGATCCCGCAATTCCTGTCGGCGATCGCGGATTACAATTCGCTCCAGTCGGGCAAGGTGGTGCTGCTGGCGGGTATCCCCAGCATCGTGATGCTCGCCTTCGTGCCCTTCCTGCTGAAGAAGGTGGACGTGCGGATCGCGGTGGCGGCGGGGCTCTGCATCATGGCGCTGTCGGCCTTTTTCGACGCCAATCTCACGATCGGATCGGACGGCGGGGATTTCACCCTGTCGCAGCTGATGCGCGGGGTGGGGCAAATATTGGGGATGCTGTTCCTCAGCCAGTCGGTGGTGCGATCGGTTCCGGTGAGCGACGCGGGCGACGCCGCCGGGCTGTTCAGCGCGGTGCGCAATCTGGGCGGCAGCTTCGCGCTGGCGGGCATCTCGATCCTTCAGGATCAGCGGACGTGGTTCCACTCGCGCCGGCTGGAGGAAACGCTCAACGCCAATTCGCCGATGGTGCAGGATTATGTCGCCAATACCGCGCGGTCGTTCGGCGGCGAGGCGACGGCGCTCCGGCTGCTCTCCCAACAGATACAGGCGCAATCCTTGGTCATGACCTACAATGACATCTTCTGGGTGATGGGCATGGGCACGCTGATCGTGCTGCCGCTCGTCCTGTTCCTGCGCCCGCTGCCCAAGCGCGCGCCGCCGGTGGCGGTGCATTGA
- a CDS encoding TetR/AcrR family transcriptional regulator produces the protein MRRDALERREALIGAAIACFTERGFAVPLEEIADRAGVGRGTLYRNFKDRMALTLAIFAREIDRMAERLDPDLSVAAAISAAVRGGREAAALFGRLATEISLSDEDMAAFRALGDRLEGMLEPIVARARARGEVRADLTAKDVAIAIRMASGLMMRRLPKAELDTQLDQALELLMRGYRAA, from the coding sequence ATGCGCCGCGACGCCCTCGAACGCCGCGAAGCCCTGATCGGGGCGGCCATCGCCTGCTTCACCGAACGCGGCTTCGCCGTGCCGCTGGAGGAGATCGCCGATCGCGCCGGCGTGGGGCGCGGCACGCTCTACCGCAACTTCAAGGACCGGATGGCGCTCACCCTCGCGATCTTCGCGCGGGAGATCGACCGGATGGCCGAACGGCTCGATCCGGACCTGTCCGTCGCCGCGGCCATCTCGGCCGCCGTGCGCGGCGGGCGCGAGGCGGCGGCGCTGTTCGGTCGGCTCGCGACCGAGATCAGCCTGTCCGACGAGGATATGGCCGCCTTCCGCGCGCTGGGTGACCGGCTTGAGGGCATGCTGGAGCCGATCGTCGCCCGCGCCCGCGCCCGTGGCGAGGTCCGCGCCGACCTGACGGCCAAGGATGTCGCGATCGCGATCCGCATGGCCAGCGGTCTCATGATGCGCCGCCTGCCCAAAGCCGAACTGGACACCCAGCTGGATCAGGCGCTCGAGCTGCTGATGCGGGGCTACCGCGCGGCATAG
- the ggt gene encoding gamma-glutamyltransferase, with product MSIRPLAAAALLFLPLAAPAKAPTTGQPGMTSAADPRAAAAGAEILRAGGSATDAAIAMMLALNVVEPHNSGIGGGGFLLHSDGATGKLDTYNGREKAPAAADIRWFYGADGKPLSIRDAIPGGRSVGVPGNLAMMALAHKAHGRLPWARLFQPAIRLATDGFAITPRMFGMMSNYSSHVDAWGKSYLLGADGKPKPVGTILKNPDQAAFFARIAKKGPAEFYRGKTAAKLVATVNDSPRNPSKMTVRDLSAYTAQQFAPVCGTYRAYKVCGMGPPSSGGVAVLQILKQLERFDMAALGKDSPTAWHLFAESSRLAYADRNAYLGDPDKVSVPVAGLTDPAYLAARSALIAPDRSMATIAAGAPPGAPPKQPVPPRDEQGTSHMVAVDRQGDVVTITSTIESIFGSGLTLNGIFLNNELTDFDIVPEADGYLVANRVEGGKRPRSSMAPTIVYGPDGRIRIALGAAGGSTIIAQIAKALVGVLDWNLSAQDAIALPLLYAPGATGVVEKGTALEAMVPALNALGEKLAVAPLGLKANAVEWKDGHWQGAADPRSEGEAYNEDGTKASNITRVGKPPQVRD from the coding sequence ATGTCGATCCGCCCCCTCGCCGCTGCCGCCCTTCTTTTCCTTCCGCTGGCAGCGCCGGCCAAGGCGCCGACGACCGGCCAACCGGGCATGACCTCCGCCGCCGACCCGCGCGCCGCCGCCGCCGGCGCGGAGATCCTCCGCGCGGGCGGCAGCGCGACCGACGCGGCGATCGCGATGATGCTCGCCTTGAACGTGGTCGAGCCGCACAATTCGGGCATCGGCGGCGGCGGCTTCCTCCTTCACAGCGATGGCGCGACCGGCAAGCTCGACACCTATAACGGCCGCGAGAAGGCGCCCGCCGCCGCCGACATCCGCTGGTTCTACGGGGCCGACGGCAAGCCGCTGTCGATCCGCGACGCCATCCCCGGCGGGCGCAGCGTGGGGGTGCCGGGCAATCTCGCGATGATGGCGCTGGCGCATAAGGCGCACGGCCGCCTGCCGTGGGCACGCCTGTTCCAGCCCGCCATCCGCCTCGCGACCGACGGCTTCGCCATCACCCCGCGCATGTTCGGGATGATGAGCAACTACAGCAGCCATGTCGACGCGTGGGGCAAAAGCTACCTGCTTGGAGCCGACGGCAAGCCAAAGCCTGTCGGCACGATCCTCAAGAACCCCGACCAGGCGGCCTTCTTCGCCCGTATCGCCAAAAAGGGCCCGGCCGAATTCTATCGCGGCAAGACCGCCGCGAAGCTGGTCGCCACCGTCAACGATTCTCCGCGCAACCCGTCGAAGATGACGGTGCGCGATCTCTCCGCCTACACTGCCCAGCAGTTCGCGCCGGTCTGCGGCACCTACCGCGCCTACAAGGTCTGCGGCATGGGCCCACCCTCTTCGGGCGGCGTCGCCGTCCTCCAGATCCTGAAGCAACTCGAACGCTTCGACATGGCCGCGCTCGGCAAGGACAGCCCGACCGCCTGGCACCTCTTCGCCGAAAGCTCGCGCCTGGCCTATGCCGATCGTAACGCCTATCTCGGTGATCCGGACAAGGTTTCGGTGCCCGTCGCCGGCCTGACCGATCCGGCCTATCTCGCCGCCCGCTCCGCGCTGATCGCGCCCGATCGCAGCATGGCGACGATCGCCGCCGGCGCCCCCCCCGGCGCCCCGCCGAAACAGCCCGTCCCGCCGCGCGACGAACAGGGCACCAGCCACATGGTCGCGGTCGACCGGCAGGGCGACGTCGTAACCATAACCTCCACGATCGAGAGCATCTTCGGCTCGGGGCTGACGCTCAACGGTATCTTCCTCAACAACGAGCTGACCGATTTCGACATCGTGCCGGAAGCGGACGGCTATCTCGTCGCCAACCGGGTCGAAGGCGGCAAGCGCCCGCGCAGCTCGATGGCGCCCACCATCGTCTACGGCCCGGACGGCAGGATCCGCATCGCCCTCGGCGCGGCCGGCGGCTCGACCATCATCGCCCAGATCGCCAAGGCTCTGGTCGGCGTGCTGGACTGGAACCTGTCCGCGCAGGACGCCATCGCTCTGCCCCTGCTCTACGCGCCGGGCGCCACGGGCGTGGTCGAAAAGGGCACCGCGCTGGAAGCCATGGTCCCCGCCCTCAACGCGCTCGGCGAAAAACTCGCCGTCGCCCCGCTGGGGCTGAAAGCCAACGCCGTCGAGTGGAAGGACGGCCACTGGCAGGGCGCCGCCGACCCGCGCAGCGAGGGCGAGGCGTATAACGAGGATGGCACCAAGGCCTCGAACATCACCCGCGTGGGCAAGCCCCCGCAGGTCCGCGACTGA
- the pnp gene encoding polyribonucleotide nucleotidyltransferase, translating to MFDIKKSEIQVGGKTITLETGRVARQADGAVLATMGETVVLCAVTAAKSVKEGQDFFPLTVHYQEKYSAAGRIPGGFFKRERGATEKETLTSRLIDRPIRPLFPEGFYNEILCIAQVLSYDGENEPDILAMIAASAALTISGVPFMGPIGAARVGYIDGQYILNPTNDQVKEGDLDLVVAATHDAVMMVESEAKELSEEVMLGAVVFAHDASKKIVEGIINLAEKAAKDPWELPVLDEGDLKKQVKDLIGKGIAAAYKITAKADRVAAIAAAKAPMKEAFADADPATRLKAAKLGKKVEAEIVRTAILKEGRRIDGRDTKTVRPIEAMVHFLPRTHGSALFTRGETQAICTTTLGTRDAEQMIDGLTGLTYENFMLHYNFPPYSVGEVGRFGAPGRREVGHGKLAWRALHPVLPTKEEFPYTIRVLSDITESNGSSSMATVCGGSLSMMDAGVPLKRPVSGIAMGLILEGTDFAVLSDILGDEDHLGDMDFKVAGTSEGITSLQMDIKIAGITEEIMKVALAQAKDGRAHILGEMAKALDHTRTELSAHAPRIETITIDKSKIREVIGTGGKVIREIVATTGAKVDIDDEGVIKVSSSDQSQIEAAIKWIKGLVEEAEVGKIYDGKVVNLVDFGAFVNFMGGKDGLVHVSEIKNERVEKVSDALSEGQEVKVKVLEIDPRGKVRLSMRVVDQETGAELEDTRPAREPRADRGPRRDGGGGDRDRGPRRDGERGPRREGGERGPRRDGERGPRRDRSDDNGPAPDFAPAFLKRDDD from the coding sequence ATGTTCGACATCAAGAAGAGCGAGATCCAGGTCGGTGGCAAGACCATCACCTTGGAAACGGGCCGCGTCGCCCGCCAGGCCGATGGCGCCGTCCTCGCCACCATGGGCGAGACGGTGGTGCTGTGCGCCGTGACCGCCGCCAAGAGCGTGAAGGAAGGGCAGGATTTCTTCCCGCTCACCGTCCACTATCAGGAAAAATATTCGGCGGCCGGCCGTATCCCCGGCGGCTTCTTCAAGCGTGAGCGCGGCGCGACCGAAAAGGAGACGCTGACCAGCCGTCTCATCGATCGCCCGATCCGCCCGCTGTTCCCGGAAGGGTTCTACAACGAGATCCTGTGCATCGCGCAGGTGCTGTCCTACGACGGCGAGAACGAGCCCGACATTCTGGCGATGATCGCCGCATCGGCCGCGCTCACCATCTCGGGCGTGCCGTTCATGGGCCCGATCGGCGCCGCGCGCGTCGGTTATATCGATGGCCAGTATATCCTGAACCCGACCAACGATCAGGTGAAGGAAGGCGACCTCGACCTCGTCGTCGCCGCCACGCATGACGCGGTGATGATGGTCGAATCCGAAGCCAAGGAGCTTTCGGAAGAGGTGATGCTGGGCGCCGTCGTGTTCGCGCACGATGCGTCGAAGAAGATCGTCGAGGGCATCATCAACCTCGCCGAGAAGGCCGCCAAGGATCCGTGGGAACTGCCGGTTCTCGACGAGGGCGACCTTAAGAAGCAGGTCAAGGACCTGATCGGCAAGGGCATCGCCGCCGCCTACAAGATCACCGCCAAGGCTGACCGCGTCGCCGCCATCGCCGCCGCCAAGGCGCCGATGAAGGAAGCCTTCGCCGACGCCGATCCGGCGACCCGCCTGAAGGCCGCCAAGCTCGGCAAGAAGGTCGAGGCGGAGATCGTCCGCACCGCCATCCTGAAGGAAGGCCGCCGCATCGACGGCCGCGACACGAAGACCGTTCGCCCGATCGAGGCGATGGTCCACTTCCTGCCGCGTACCCACGGTTCGGCGCTGTTCACGCGCGGCGAGACGCAGGCGATCTGTACCACGACGCTGGGCACCCGCGACGCCGAGCAGATGATCGACGGCCTGACGGGCCTGACCTACGAAAACTTCATGCTGCACTACAACTTCCCGCCCTATTCGGTCGGTGAAGTGGGTCGCTTCGGCGCCCCCGGTCGTCGGGAAGTCGGCCACGGCAAGCTCGCCTGGCGCGCGCTGCATCCGGTGCTGCCGACCAAGGAGGAATTCCCCTACACGATCCGCGTCCTCAGCGACATCACGGAGAGCAACGGCTCCTCGTCGATGGCGACGGTGTGCGGCGGTTCGCTGTCGATGATGGATGCCGGCGTGCCGCTGAAGCGCCCGGTTTCGGGCATCGCGATGGGCCTGATCCTCGAAGGCACCGACTTCGCCGTCCTCTCGGACATCCTGGGCGACGAGGATCACCTCGGCGACATGGACTTCAAGGTGGCCGGCACGTCGGAAGGCATCACCAGCCTGCAGATGGACATCAAGATCGCCGGCATCACCGAGGAGATCATGAAGGTCGCGCTGGCGCAGGCCAAGGACGGTCGCGCCCACATCCTGGGCGAGATGGCCAAGGCGCTGGATCACACCCGCACCGAGCTGTCGGCCCACGCGCCGCGCATCGAGACGATCACGATCGACAAGTCGAAGATCCGCGAAGTGATCGGCACGGGCGGCAAGGTGATCCGCGAGATCGTCGCCACCACCGGCGCCAAGGTCGACATCGACGACGAGGGCGTCATCAAGGTGTCGTCGTCCGATCAGTCGCAGATCGAAGCCGCGATCAAGTGGATCAAGGGCCTCGTCGAGGAAGCCGAGGTCGGCAAGATCTATGACGGCAAGGTCGTCAACCTCGTCGATTTCGGCGCGTTCGTGAACTTCATGGGCGGCAAGGACGGTCTCGTCCACGTCTCGGAGATCAAGAACGAGCGGGTCGAGAAGGTGTCGGACGCGCTGTCCGAGGGCCAGGAAGTCAAGGTCAAGGTGCTCGAGATCGATCCGCGCGGCAAGGTTCGCCTGTCGATGCGCGTCGTCGATCAGGAGACCGGCGCCGAGCTGGAGGACACCCGCCCGGCCCGTGAGCCGCGCGCCGATCGCGGCCCGCGCCGCGACGGTGGCGGCGGCGATCGCGATCGCGGCCCGCGCCGTGACGGCGAGCGTGGCCCCCGCCGTGAAGGCGGCGAGCGCGGCCCGCGCCGCGACGGCGAGCGCGGCCCCCGCCGCGACCGTTCGGACGACAACGGCCCGGCGCCCGACTTCGCGCCGGCCTTCCTGAAGCGCGACGACGACTGA
- a CDS encoding DUF899 family protein — translation MALDDSLTPASQLAATNPIRQPHESDTYRAARTALLAEEIELRRHIERVAAQRRQLPTGPEVRGDYRFEGKAGETDFAGLFGTKDTLVLYSFMFGAAREKPCPMCTTLLDSWDGEVGPITDQVALAVVARSPYARLAAYAKERGWRGLPLYADLTDAFSRDYHAIMPDGDDTAAFSVFTRRDGTIRLFWSAEMGFETADPGQDPRDAPDLMPIWTILDATPEGRKPDWYPTLAMRV, via the coding sequence ATGGCCCTCGACGACAGCCTGACCCCCGCGAGCCAGCTCGCCGCGACCAACCCGATCCGCCAGCCGCACGAAAGCGACACCTACCGCGCCGCCCGCACCGCGCTGCTCGCCGAGGAGATCGAGTTGCGCCGCCATATCGAGCGGGTCGCGGCGCAGCGGCGCCAGCTGCCCACCGGCCCCGAGGTGCGCGGCGACTATCGTTTCGAAGGGAAAGCGGGCGAGACCGATTTCGCCGGCCTGTTCGGGACCAAGGACACGCTGGTCCTCTATTCCTTCATGTTCGGCGCCGCGCGCGAAAAGCCCTGCCCGATGTGTACCACCCTGCTCGACAGCTGGGACGGGGAGGTGGGGCCGATCACCGATCAGGTGGCGCTGGCCGTCGTCGCCCGCTCGCCCTACGCGCGCCTCGCGGCTTATGCCAAGGAGCGCGGCTGGCGCGGGCTGCCGCTCTACGCTGACCTCACCGATGCGTTCAGCCGGGATTATCACGCCATCATGCCCGACGGCGACGACACGGCGGCGTTCAGCGTCTTCACCCGCCGCGACGGCACGATCCGCCTGTTCTGGTCGGCCGAAATGGGCTTCGAGACCGCCGATCCCGGTCAGGATCCCCGCGACGCGCCTGACCTGATGCCGATCTGGACGATCCTCGACGCGACGCCGGAAGGCCGCAAGCCGGACTGGTATCCCACCCTGGCGATGCGGGTGTGA